In Pseudoalteromonas sp. MM1, a single window of DNA contains:
- a CDS encoding NAD-glutamate dehydrogenase, producing the protein MTRNEGQASVILDNVCKLIQKKVHADNVLLVEKFAKALYSNMSKEDLANRNDSDLYGAALSLWNALEKNTTDDAVIRVFNPEVAKDGWQSSHTIVEIIAKDMPFLVDSVRMAMTRENIASHLLLHCPLKIQRDENAKISGLSNLKAEQESTSTKTVFFIEIDRQTDTSVIASFKKELESVLVDVSIAVDDWQPIREKLVSVTKEVPKRKHNKNKNEVSEAVEFLDWVAKDNFTLMGYREYELTPVQGDYQLKGKMDTSLGLMKNATDEHTRLLSELPEFARQEALSSNLLVLTKTNSVSRVHRPAYIDYVGIKRFDDKGNVIGEDRFIGLFSSSFYNNSAADVPVLKTKINRIMDMCDFAKGTHAYKAVLNILETYPRDELVQARESELLEVAMGVLQIQERDMCRLFVRKDAYGRFFSCMVYVPRERYNTALRRETQDILANAFNSDEKVEFTTYFSESTLARTHYTVRVTDNNIEYNVKDIENNLVEAARTWEDKLQSALLESAGEARGNELNRKYCNAFARSYKDEVLPSAAVVDIEKLELLNDDNKLEMLFYRPQEEANSNIVRLSLFHKDEPIHLSDVMPMLENFGLRVVGETPYSVKTSDGRINWIMDFSMLIDSKGMADFDKISARFRAALTNVWGNRLENDGFNRLVLMGGLTGREASILRAYAKYMRQIGVTFSQTYIESTFANYPHIAAQIVNLFAKKFSVKSPASAKTLEKLSAQIYLELENVANLDDDRIIRLYVDMIVATLRTNYFQKDEAGQFKSYVSFKVQPSLIPDMPLPLPAFEIFVYSPRVEGVHLRGGKVARGGLRWSDRREDFRTEVLGLVKAQQVKNTVIVPVGSKGGFVCKQLPSEREAFIKEGQECYKIFIRGLLDITDNIERGEIVPPANVTRHDEDDPYLVVAADKGTATFSDIANGIANEYNFWLGDAFASGGSVGYDHKKMGITAKGAWESVKRHFREMDIDCQTTDFTVVAIGDMAGDVFGNGMLLSKHIRLQVAFNHMHIFVDPTPDAETSYPERERLFNLPRSSWEDYNKDLISAGGGIFSRAAKSISLSPEMKKMLGTKKASMTPNELIKASLMMEFDLLWNGGIGTYIKNSHETDADVGDRANDALRINGKDLGAKILGEGGNLGATQLGRIEFAAKGGRVNTDFIDNVGGVACSDNEVNIKILLNGLVSEGDLTRKQRDELLYSMTDEVSELVLKDCYRQTHTLSITQSKGASTLKEKIRFIHALEKEGKLNRAIEFLPTDEELAERAAAGKDLTRPELSVLVSYAKMVLKESLVTDEITENPYYRQLLVKSFPRPLREKFNDAMDNHPLRKEIIATKLANNIVNDMGLNFMVRMNEETGANEAEIAMCYSIASEIFEMRETWSSISALDNKIPAAVQTEMLYQLRRTVRRTTRWFLRHRNKAQTIEQAIEFFAPTFKDLSENLNTYMQDKEHECLTGKANELVEKGVPKQIAKRIIDLSSLFSVMDIAEIAHNSGRSVAMVSNTYFKLGSRMGLHWFLDQITNQPVSNHWQALARASYREELDWQQRTLSHVVLNSFEGDENDVDNQIDQWMESQDLLLQRWKQMLAEFKTSQSHDFAKFSVALRELMLLSHNCDTSGK; encoded by the coding sequence ATGACACGAAATGAAGGCCAAGCCTCGGTTATCCTAGATAATGTCTGTAAGCTTATCCAGAAAAAAGTTCACGCTGATAATGTGTTACTCGTTGAGAAATTCGCCAAAGCCTTGTACAGCAATATGTCTAAAGAGGATTTGGCAAATCGCAATGATAGTGACCTATACGGTGCTGCACTCAGCCTTTGGAATGCACTAGAAAAAAACACTACAGACGACGCAGTAATTCGCGTTTTCAACCCTGAAGTAGCAAAAGATGGCTGGCAGTCATCGCATACAATTGTAGAAATTATTGCTAAAGATATGCCATTTTTAGTAGATTCTGTACGTATGGCTATGACCCGTGAAAATATAGCTTCTCACTTATTACTTCACTGTCCGCTAAAAATTCAGCGTGATGAAAACGCAAAAATTTCTGGTTTATCAAATTTAAAAGCAGAGCAAGAATCGACCTCTACTAAAACAGTGTTCTTTATTGAGATAGACCGCCAAACCGATACATCTGTTATTGCTTCTTTCAAAAAAGAGCTTGAGTCAGTATTGGTTGATGTTTCTATTGCGGTAGATGATTGGCAGCCGATTCGCGAAAAATTAGTCTCTGTTACTAAAGAAGTACCAAAACGTAAACACAATAAAAATAAAAACGAAGTATCTGAAGCCGTAGAGTTTTTAGATTGGGTGGCTAAAGATAACTTTACTTTAATGGGCTATCGCGAGTACGAGCTAACTCCTGTACAAGGTGATTACCAGTTAAAAGGTAAAATGGACACAAGCCTTGGTTTGATGAAAAATGCGACCGATGAACACACTCGTTTATTATCTGAATTACCAGAGTTCGCCCGCCAAGAAGCACTAAGCAGTAACTTATTAGTATTAACAAAAACTAATTCTGTATCGCGTGTTCATCGCCCAGCTTACATCGATTACGTGGGCATTAAACGTTTTGATGATAAAGGCAATGTTATTGGTGAAGATCGTTTTATAGGCCTATTTTCATCAAGCTTTTACAACAACAGTGCAGCTGATGTGCCTGTACTAAAAACTAAAATTAACCGCATTATGGATATGTGTGACTTTGCTAAAGGCACCCATGCTTACAAAGCGGTACTTAATATTTTAGAAACTTACCCACGTGATGAATTAGTTCAAGCCCGCGAGAGCGAGTTACTCGAAGTAGCTATGGGTGTTTTACAAATACAAGAACGTGACATGTGTCGCTTGTTTGTCCGTAAAGACGCCTACGGACGTTTCTTCTCGTGTATGGTGTATGTACCTCGTGAGCGTTATAACACAGCGCTGCGCCGAGAAACTCAAGACATTTTAGCGAACGCCTTTAATTCTGACGAAAAAGTCGAATTTACTACCTATTTCTCTGAGTCAACACTGGCGCGTACTCATTACACCGTTCGTGTGACCGATAACAATATCGAATATAACGTGAAAGACATCGAAAACAACTTAGTAGAAGCTGCTCGTACTTGGGAAGATAAATTACAATCTGCATTGTTAGAGTCAGCAGGGGAAGCCCGCGGTAATGAGCTAAATCGTAAATATTGCAACGCCTTTGCACGCTCTTACAAAGATGAAGTACTACCGAGTGCTGCGGTTGTTGATATTGAAAAACTAGAATTGTTAAACGACGATAACAAGCTAGAAATGCTGTTTTACCGCCCGCAAGAAGAAGCTAACAGTAATATTGTTCGCCTAAGCTTGTTCCATAAAGATGAGCCTATTCACTTATCGGATGTTATGCCAATGCTAGAAAATTTTGGCTTACGCGTTGTAGGTGAAACGCCATATTCTGTAAAAACAAGTGATGGTCGTATCAACTGGATCATGGACTTCTCTATGCTGATCGACAGCAAAGGTATGGCCGACTTTGATAAGATTTCAGCTCGTTTTCGCGCTGCACTAACTAACGTTTGGGGCAACCGCCTTGAAAACGACGGCTTTAACCGCTTAGTCTTAATGGGTGGTTTAACAGGTCGTGAAGCGTCTATATTACGTGCCTACGCAAAATACATGCGTCAAATTGGGGTTACTTTCTCGCAAACCTACATTGAGAGCACGTTTGCAAACTATCCGCATATTGCTGCGCAAATAGTTAACTTATTCGCTAAAAAATTCTCAGTAAAAAGCCCTGCAAGCGCAAAAACGCTTGAGAAATTAAGTGCACAAATATACTTAGAGCTTGAAAACGTAGCGAACCTTGATGACGACCGTATCATACGTTTATACGTAGATATGATAGTGGCAACATTGCGTACCAACTACTTCCAAAAAGATGAAGCGGGTCAGTTTAAATCTTACGTGTCGTTTAAAGTACAGCCTAGCTTAATTCCGGATATGCCGCTTCCGCTGCCAGCATTTGAGATTTTTGTATACTCTCCGCGTGTAGAAGGTGTGCATTTACGTGGTGGTAAAGTTGCGCGTGGTGGCCTTCGATGGTCAGACCGTCGTGAAGATTTCCGTACAGAGGTATTGGGCTTAGTAAAAGCACAACAAGTTAAAAACACCGTAATTGTGCCGGTAGGTTCTAAAGGTGGTTTTGTATGTAAGCAGCTACCGAGTGAACGCGAAGCCTTTATTAAAGAAGGTCAAGAGTGTTACAAAATTTTCATTCGTGGTTTATTAGACATTACCGATAACATTGAGCGTGGTGAAATTGTACCGCCAGCTAATGTAACTCGTCACGATGAAGACGACCCGTACTTAGTAGTTGCAGCCGATAAAGGCACGGCTACCTTCTCAGATATCGCTAATGGTATTGCTAACGAATATAACTTCTGGCTAGGTGATGCGTTTGCATCAGGTGGTTCAGTAGGGTATGACCATAAGAAAATGGGCATAACAGCAAAAGGTGCTTGGGAGTCTGTTAAACGTCATTTCCGTGAAATGGATATTGACTGTCAAACTACCGATTTCACTGTGGTTGCTATTGGTGATATGGCCGGCGACGTATTTGGTAACGGCATGTTATTGTCTAAGCATATTCGCTTACAAGTTGCGTTTAACCATATGCACATTTTTGTAGACCCTACACCAGATGCTGAAACTTCTTACCCAGAGCGTGAGCGCTTGTTTAACCTGCCACGTTCATCATGGGAAGATTACAATAAAGATCTGATTTCAGCGGGTGGTGGGATATTCTCGCGCGCAGCTAAGTCGATTTCTTTGAGCCCAGAAATGAAAAAAATGTTGGGTACTAAAAAAGCAAGCATGACACCGAATGAGTTGATCAAAGCCTCATTAATGATGGAATTTGATTTACTGTGGAACGGTGGTATTGGTACTTACATTAAAAATAGCCACGAAACAGATGCTGATGTAGGCGATCGTGCAAACGATGCGCTGCGCATAAACGGTAAAGACCTTGGCGCTAAAATATTAGGCGAAGGTGGTAACTTAGGTGCAACCCAGTTAGGGCGTATCGAGTTTGCAGCCAAAGGTGGGCGTGTAAATACCGACTTTATTGATAACGTAGGCGGTGTTGCGTGTTCAGATAACGAAGTAAATATTAAAATTTTACTTAACGGCTTAGTTTCAGAAGGTGATTTAACACGTAAACAACGTGATGAGTTACTTTACTCTATGACCGACGAAGTGTCTGAGCTTGTACTTAAAGATTGTTACCGTCAAACTCATACGCTGTCTATTACGCAATCTAAAGGTGCATCAACTCTTAAAGAGAAGATCCGCTTTATTCATGCCCTTGAAAAAGAAGGCAAGCTAAACCGTGCAATTGAGTTTTTACCAACTGATGAAGAGTTGGCAGAACGCGCGGCAGCAGGAAAAGATCTAACACGTCCAGAGCTTTCAGTATTGGTTTCGTACGCTAAAATGGTACTTAAAGAGTCTTTAGTAACGGATGAAATTACTGAAAATCCTTATTACCGTCAGTTATTAGTTAAGTCTTTTCCACGTCCACTACGTGAGAAGTTTAACGATGCGATGGATAACCACCCACTGCGCAAAGAAATCATTGCAACAAAACTGGCGAATAACATCGTTAATGACATGGGCTTAAACTTCATGGTACGCATGAACGAAGAGACCGGTGCTAACGAAGCTGAAATCGCAATGTGCTATTCAATTGCGAGCGAGATTTTTGAAATGCGCGAAACCTGGTCATCAATCAGCGCGCTAGATAATAAAATCCCAGCAGCAGTTCAAACAGAAATGCTTTACCAGTTACGTCGTACAGTTCGCCGTACAACACGCTGGTTCTTACGTCATCGTAATAAGGCACAAACAATTGAACAAGCAATCGAATTCTTTGCTCCAACATTTAAAGATTTAAGCGAAAACTTAAATACCTACATGCAAGATAAAGAGCACGAATGTTTGACTGGTAAAGCAAATGAGCTAGTTGAAAAAGGTGTACCTAAGCAAATTGCTAAGCGTATTATTGACCTTTCTAGTCTGTTCTCTGTTATGGATATTGCTGAAATAGCGCATAATTCAGGCCGCAGTGTGGCGATGGTGTCTAACACTTACTTTAAACTTGGCTCGCGTATGGGCTTACATTGGTTCTTAGACCAAATCACTAATCAGCCTGTTTCTAATCATTGGCAAGCACTTGCCCGTGCATCGTACCGTGAGGAGCTTGATTGGCAACAACGTACCCTTTCTCATGTTGTGTTAAACAGCTTTGAGGGTGACGAAAATGATGTAGATAATCAAATAGATCAGTGGATGGAAAGCCAAGATCTGCTACTACAGCGTTGGAAGCAAATGTTAGCTGAGTTTAAAACGTCGCAAAGCCATGACTTTGCCAAGTTCTCAGTTGCACTGCGCGAATTGATGTTGTTAAGCCATAACTGTGATACATCAGGAAAATAA
- a CDS encoding RND family transporter, with protein MHTFLDFLEKAVFRHRTIMLIAFALITCFLGYKATHIELDASFNKNIPLNHEYMKVYTKHEKQFGGANSILISVCDDSGNIFNPEFFTQLKAVHDQLYFIPGVNRPLVNSIFAPSARFVEVVEDGFAGGPIIPANFKADQKGLAVVKENIEKAKVVGRMIASDYSCAMVTAQLLETDPQTQQKLDTLAFAEKLETQVRDPLSTDKVSIHIIGFAKMAGDIAQGAKGVVLFFAIAIGFTFIMVWLFCGSLKLTILPIACSIIAVIWQMGLLSSLGFGLDPMSILVPFLVFAIGVSHGVQMINAIGKKVGEGKSTRICCQSSFRALLVPGGIALLSDTVGFLTLLTIDIGIIRELAITASLGVAVIIFTNLILLPVWASYMNFANSVHIQSGDTQKPNMLDAIRDLLVKATDPKTAKIIIGFTLVLFALGFWQADKMRIGDLHAGAPSLHQDARYNQDTFLISDKYTISSDILKVIVEAYPAACTEHDVMERISRFQYKVENVPGVQSAVSLSSVAQSVNAGYNEGNLKWQSLPRNSASLVQSTARVETSTGLLNGDCSVMPVIIFLDDHKANTIDTVIQSVKQFAQEEGSDKLAFKLASGPVGVMAATNESVSAAQIPMMLYVYGAVIILCLLSFKSVKATIAVVLPLYIVSTLAQALMVQLEIGLTVSTLPVIALGVGIGVDYGIYILSSMMGQLKQNVPLSVAYRNALVERGSAVLFTGITLAIGVSTWIFSDLKFQVDMGILLTFMFLVNMLGAVLLLPAIGSLLWTDQKK; from the coding sequence ATGCATACGTTTTTAGATTTTTTAGAAAAAGCGGTGTTTAGACACCGGACTATCATGTTAATCGCTTTTGCGCTAATCACATGTTTTTTAGGCTATAAAGCCACTCACATTGAATTAGACGCCTCGTTTAACAAAAATATACCGCTAAATCACGAATACATGAAAGTGTACACTAAACATGAAAAACAATTTGGTGGAGCAAATAGCATTTTAATTTCGGTGTGTGATGACAGTGGCAACATTTTTAACCCTGAATTTTTCACCCAATTAAAAGCAGTACACGATCAACTGTATTTTATTCCTGGCGTAAACCGCCCATTAGTTAACTCTATTTTTGCGCCCAGTGCGCGTTTTGTCGAAGTGGTTGAAGATGGTTTTGCTGGCGGCCCAATTATTCCTGCAAACTTTAAAGCCGACCAAAAAGGGTTAGCTGTTGTTAAAGAAAATATTGAAAAAGCAAAAGTAGTAGGACGCATGATTGCCAGTGATTACTCATGTGCAATGGTAACCGCTCAGCTACTAGAAACCGACCCGCAAACTCAGCAAAAGCTTGATACACTTGCATTCGCAGAAAAGTTAGAAACGCAAGTAAGAGACCCTTTAAGTACAGATAAAGTCAGTATTCATATTATTGGATTTGCCAAAATGGCCGGCGATATTGCACAAGGGGCAAAAGGGGTTGTGCTATTTTTTGCTATTGCCATTGGTTTTACCTTTATTATGGTATGGCTATTTTGTGGCAGTTTAAAGCTCACTATATTACCTATAGCGTGTTCAATTATTGCTGTAATTTGGCAAATGGGTTTATTGTCGAGCCTAGGCTTTGGGCTCGATCCTATGTCTATATTAGTGCCGTTTTTAGTATTTGCGATTGGCGTAAGCCACGGCGTACAGATGATCAACGCCATAGGTAAAAAAGTAGGCGAAGGTAAAAGTACGCGCATTTGTTGTCAATCAAGTTTTAGAGCATTACTTGTACCCGGTGGTATTGCACTGCTTTCAGACACGGTAGGCTTTTTAACCCTGCTGACTATTGATATTGGTATTATTCGTGAACTTGCAATCACAGCAAGTTTAGGTGTAGCGGTTATTATATTTACAAATTTAATTTTATTGCCTGTATGGGCCTCGTATATGAATTTTGCCAACAGTGTGCATATTCAATCAGGCGATACGCAAAAGCCAAATATGCTAGATGCAATACGCGATTTACTAGTAAAAGCCACAGACCCTAAAACAGCAAAAATTATTATTGGTTTTACATTGGTGTTATTTGCACTGGGTTTCTGGCAAGCTGATAAAATGCGAATAGGTGATTTACATGCTGGTGCACCCTCACTGCATCAGGATGCTCGCTACAATCAAGATACTTTTTTAATATCGGACAAATACACCATTTCATCTGATATTTTAAAAGTGATTGTTGAGGCTTACCCTGCAGCGTGTACAGAACACGATGTGATGGAACGTATTAGCCGTTTTCAATACAAGGTAGAAAACGTGCCAGGCGTACAATCGGCGGTGAGCTTAAGCTCTGTGGCGCAATCGGTTAATGCAGGTTACAACGAAGGTAACTTAAAATGGCAAAGCTTACCGCGTAACTCTGCTAGTTTAGTGCAATCAACAGCTCGTGTAGAAACCAGCACAGGGCTTCTTAATGGTGATTGCTCTGTAATGCCTGTGATTATATTTTTAGATGATCACAAAGCAAATACAATCGATACCGTTATTCAAAGTGTTAAGCAATTTGCACAAGAAGAAGGCAGTGATAAATTAGCCTTTAAATTAGCGTCGGGACCTGTTGGGGTAATGGCAGCCACGAATGAGTCTGTTTCTGCAGCACAAATTCCGATGATGCTTTACGTTTACGGCGCAGTTATTATTTTGTGTTTATTAAGCTTTAAGAGCGTAAAAGCGACAATCGCAGTGGTATTACCTTTGTATATTGTATCAACGCTTGCACAAGCACTTATGGTGCAATTAGAAATTGGCTTAACGGTATCTACTTTACCTGTTATAGCCTTAGGTGTAGGTATTGGTGTGGACTACGGTATTTATATCCTTTCTTCAATGATGGGCCAACTGAAGCAAAACGTACCGCTGAGCGTGGCGTATCGTAATGCGCTTGTTGAGCGTGGTAGTGCTGTACTGTTTACTGGCATTACCCTTGCGATAGGTGTAAGTACGTGGATATTCTCTGATCTTAAGTTTCAAGTAGATATGGGTATACTGCTTACCTTCATGTTTTTAGTGAATATGTTAGGTGCGGTACTACTATTGCCAGCAATTGGTAGCCTACTGTGGACCGACCAGAAAAAATAA
- a CDS encoding YCF48-related protein: MKYLVYASLIISGASIAQDAPQYAISAINANKTLLTDITNTGAGLVAVGKHGTVITSKNAEQWQQAQSVPTQVLLTAVDFSNETHGWACGHDATIINTTDGGLNWQLQQAKPELDKPCLDIYFEDDLTGFAVGAYGMFYQTNDGGKHWQKRFLDSLLFSEDREYLNDLKENDPEGYEAETASILPHFNRIEKTDSGLMLVGEMGLMAKSSDNGQTWQRLDEIYPGSFFAVASDPQQEIVAGLRGNVFAKNKNEQQWHHYENVKTATINNIINYNNEHWLLLANSGVIFHLKDDLLTHEQRPDGKAILDGVIINNKLVMATEDGIKVKELTP, translated from the coding sequence ATGAAGTATTTGGTATATGCCAGCCTGATCATAAGCGGTGCGAGTATTGCACAAGATGCACCTCAGTATGCTATTAGCGCAATTAACGCAAATAAAACCCTACTAACTGATATTACTAATACAGGTGCTGGTTTAGTGGCTGTAGGTAAGCACGGTACGGTAATAACAAGCAAAAACGCTGAGCAATGGCAGCAAGCGCAAAGCGTACCTACACAGGTATTGTTAACTGCTGTCGACTTTTCTAATGAAACTCATGGATGGGCGTGCGGGCACGATGCCACAATAATTAATACCACCGATGGTGGTTTAAATTGGCAATTACAACAAGCAAAGCCAGAGCTTGATAAGCCGTGTTTAGATATTTACTTTGAAGATGACTTAACTGGTTTCGCTGTTGGCGCTTATGGCATGTTTTATCAAACTAATGATGGCGGCAAGCACTGGCAAAAACGCTTTTTAGACTCTTTACTGTTTAGTGAAGACAGAGAGTATTTGAATGATTTGAAAGAAAATGATCCTGAAGGCTACGAGGCCGAAACAGCATCTATACTGCCTCATTTTAACCGTATTGAAAAAACAGACAGTGGTTTGATGTTAGTCGGTGAAATGGGGTTAATGGCCAAAAGCAGTGATAACGGCCAAACATGGCAACGCCTTGATGAAATTTACCCAGGTTCTTTTTTTGCGGTTGCATCAGATCCGCAGCAAGAGATTGTGGCGGGGCTCAGAGGAAATGTATTTGCTAAAAATAAAAATGAACAACAATGGCATCATTACGAAAATGTTAAAACGGCCACGATTAATAACATTATAAATTACAATAATGAGCATTGGTTACTGCTGGCAAATAGTGGTGTGATCTTTCATTTAAAAGACGACTTACTTACACATGAACAACGCCCTGATGGTAAAGCTATTCTTGATGGCGTAATAATTAATAATAAATTGGTCATGGCAACAGAAGATGGCATTAAAGTGAAGGAGTTGACCCCTTAA
- a CDS encoding DUF1329 domain-containing protein: MIKKPTLIATALCSMFLSSAAMAKMSAEEVARLGQDLTPFGAEKAANADGSIPAWNGGITSAPEGYEPGMHHLDPYSADKVLFTIDKTNLDKYKANLSPGQIALFEAYPDTFKMPVYETRRSASYPQFVYDATKEFAATAELIEGGNGIKNTAIGIPFPIPKSGLEAIWNHLLRYRGQSIERFGGQAAPTASGSYNYVGFDEQLLVKYSDPKATPAELQDSNILFKFKQKVTEPARLAGTALLVHETMDQILTPRQAWTYNSGQRRVRRAPNVAYDAPGTAADSLRTTDDFDMFNGSPNRYNWTLKGKKELYIPYNSYKLHSDKLEYDDILKPGHINPEHTRYEKHRVWVVEANLKDDTRHIYKKRVFYIDEDSWQVQVTDIYDNRDQLYRVAMAYGLNYYEVPTQWSTLEVYHDLNSRRYLAIGLDNQEKMYDFSESFNDNEFTSSALRREGR, translated from the coding sequence ATGATTAAAAAACCTACCCTCATCGCTACCGCTTTGTGTAGCATGTTTTTAAGTTCAGCGGCAATGGCAAAAATGAGCGCTGAAGAAGTTGCACGTTTAGGACAAGACTTAACGCCATTTGGCGCAGAAAAAGCTGCCAATGCTGATGGGTCTATTCCAGCGTGGAATGGCGGCATTACATCTGCACCAGAAGGTTATGAGCCAGGTATGCACCATTTAGACCCGTATTCTGCGGACAAAGTGCTGTTTACCATTGATAAAACAAACCTTGATAAGTACAAAGCTAACTTAAGCCCTGGTCAAATTGCTTTATTTGAAGCATACCCAGATACGTTTAAAATGCCTGTTTATGAAACGCGCCGCTCTGCGTCTTACCCACAGTTTGTATACGATGCAACAAAAGAGTTTGCAGCAACGGCTGAGCTTATTGAAGGTGGCAATGGAATTAAAAATACCGCAATTGGTATTCCATTTCCTATTCCTAAATCTGGCTTAGAAGCAATTTGGAATCACTTATTACGTTACCGCGGACAATCAATCGAGCGTTTTGGTGGACAAGCTGCACCCACTGCATCGGGTTCGTATAATTATGTAGGCTTTGATGAGCAGCTACTGGTTAAATATTCTGACCCTAAAGCGACTCCGGCTGAGCTACAAGACTCAAACATTTTGTTTAAATTTAAGCAAAAGGTGACAGAGCCTGCACGCCTAGCGGGGACAGCGCTACTTGTACACGAAACCATGGATCAAATATTAACCCCTCGTCAAGCGTGGACATATAACTCAGGTCAGCGTCGTGTTCGTCGTGCACCAAATGTTGCATATGATGCACCAGGTACAGCCGCAGATAGCCTACGTACTACCGATGATTTTGATATGTTTAACGGCTCACCTAATCGTTACAACTGGACGCTAAAAGGTAAGAAAGAGTTATACATTCCGTACAATAGTTACAAGTTACACAGTGATAAACTAGAGTACGATGACATTTTAAAACCAGGCCACATTAACCCAGAGCATACACGTTATGAAAAGCACCGTGTTTGGGTTGTTGAAGCTAACTTAAAAGATGATACACGCCATATTTATAAAAAACGCGTGTTCTATATTGATGAGGATAGCTGGCAAGTACAAGTGACCGATATTTATGATAATCGCGACCAACTTTATCGTGTAGCAATGGCATATGGCTTAAACTACTACGAAGTACCTACGCAGTGGAGTACCTTAGAAGTGTATCACGATTTAAATTCGCGCCGTTACTTAGCTATTGGTTTAGATAACCAAGAAAAAATGTATGATTTTTCAGAGTCATTTAACGATAACGAATTTACTTCAAGCGCATTACGCCGTGAAGGTAGATAA